In Arachis hypogaea cultivar Tifrunner chromosome 17, arahy.Tifrunner.gnm2.J5K5, whole genome shotgun sequence, a single window of DNA contains:
- the LOC112763386 gene encoding uncharacterized protein: protein MTNLANTMQANAAASMQAVERMGQPMGNENGDGNGDRNGKRDSNNLGGVPMTLASFLKVFAVNANDAAKADPLMRGNCLFGEKTLVALYVTGASHLFIAFDKVGELGLKVLELAFDLHVHTPYQTIMTKLGRRQVSFKLEYKGFVHDLICLPMVGLEMILGFDWMSKNWVLLDCFEQSIWFFPKGEGGAVVAEGYYPNSVLVNYSGEECQGYILLAPSALGDEQRLGQILIVKEFPEVFDARAS, encoded by the exons ATGACTAATTTGGCAAATACGATGCAAGCCAACGCTGCTGCGAGTATGCAAGCTGTGGAAAGGATGGGTCAACCAATGGGAAACGAAAATGGAGATGGGAATGGAGACAGAAATGGAAAAAGAGACAGTAACAACTTGGGAGGTGTTCCGATGACCTTGGCTTCATTCCTCAAG GTGTTTGCTGTGAACGCCAATGATGCTGCTAAGGCAGATCCTTTGATGAGAGGTAACTGTTTATTTGGTGAGAAAACATTGGTTGCATTGTATGTTACTGGAGCTTCGCATTTGTTTATTGCATTTGATAAAGTTGGAGAACTAGGATTAAAAGTGTTAGAATTAGCTTTTGATTTACATGTGCATACCCCATATCAAACGATTATGACAAAGTTAGGTCGTAGGCAAGTATCTTTCAAGCTTGAGTATAAAGGCTTTGTTCATGATTTAATCTGTTTGCCAATGGTTGGGTTGGAGATGATTTTAGGGTTTGATTGGATGTCCAAGAATTGGgtattgttggattgctttgagcAATCAATATGGTTTTTTCCGAAAGGAGAAGGTGGAGCAGTGGTAGCTGAGGGTTATTACCCGAACTCTGTGTTGGTGAACTATAGTGGAGaagagtgtcagggttatatATTATTGGCTCCAAGTGCGTTAGGTGATGAACAGAGGTTAGGTCAAATTCTGATAGTTAAGGAGTTTCCAGAAGtgtttgatgccagggcatcttag